In Macaca fascicularis isolate 582-1 chromosome 15, T2T-MFA8v1.1, one genomic interval encodes:
- the IFNE gene encoding interferon epsilon, with amino-acid sequence MIIKHFFEIMLVLLASTTVFSLDLKLILFQQKRVNQESLKLLNKLQTSSIHLCLPHRKNFLLPQKSLSPQQYQKGHTLAILHEMLQQIFSLFRANISLDGWEENHMEKFLIQLHQQLEYLEALMGLEAEKLSGTLGSDNLRLQVKMYFRRIHDYLENQDYSSCAWAIVQVEINRCLFFVFSLTEKLSKQGTDP; translated from the coding sequence ATGATTATCAAGCACTTCTTTGAAATTATGTTGGTGCTGCTGGCCTCTACCACTGTCTTCTCTCTAGATTTGAAACTGATTCTCTTCCAGCAAAAAAGAGTGAATCAAGAAAGTTTAAAACTCTTGAATAAGTTGCAAACCTCATCAATTCACCTGTGTCTACCACACAGGAAAAACTTTCTGCTTCCTCAGAAGTCTTTGAGTCCTCAGCAGTACCAAAAAGGACATACTCTGGCCATTCTCCATGAGATGCTTCAGCAGATCTTCAGCCTCTTCAGGGCAAATATTTCTCTGGATGGTTGGGAGGAAAATCACATGGAGAAATTCCTAATTCAACTTCATCAACAGCTAGAATACCTAGAAGCACTCATGGGACTGGAAGCAGAGAAGCTAAGTGGTACTTTGGGTAGTGATAACCTTAGATTACAAGTTAAAATGTACTTCCGAAGGATCCATGATTACCTGGAAAACCAGGACTACAGCAGCTGTGCCTGGGCCATTGTCCAAGTAGAAATCAACCGATGtcttttctttgtgttcagtCTCACAGAAAAGCTGAGCAAACAAGGAACAGACCCTTGA